A window of Maioricimonas rarisocia genomic DNA:
AGCGATGACCGGGTGCAGGAGGTCAATGGCAGCGGACTGGGCCTGGCATTCACGCAGGAAGTGGCGCGTCTGCACGGCGGATGCGTTGCGGTCACCAGCGAACTGAACAAGGGCAGCCGATTCACGATGTCTGTGCCGCTCGATCAGAAAACGCAGTCCTGAATCCGGTTCTCCCGAAGGGACGGAGCAAGGGCAGCCCGGCTCGATGAACCGGACGCGAGTCGACACACGAGGGAACCCACGACATGTTTACACGATCCAGACAGGGAGCAGTCGACGTCATCACGGGGGATGCCCCGTTGAATGTCGATTCGTGTAACGACGTGTTGCATCAGATCGAGGCCTGCCTCAGTCACGGCCAGCCGCGACTGGTCATCGATCTGAGGGACATCCCCTTCATCGACAGCGCCGGACTGGAACTGCTGCTCGACGTGCAGGACCGCTGCGTCCAGGCTGGCGGGACGTGCAAGCTGGCCGCACCCAATCCGCTCTGCACGGACATCCTTTATGCGACGGCGGTCGGGCTGGAGTTCGAGACTTACCCCGATGCGATCTCAGCCGCCGGGAGCTTTGCACTGTGAGTACGACGCTGACTCCACCTCTGTCCGTCCCCAACGGTGCCGCCGAGCGCGACGCACACGGCGCCCCTGACCGCGCATTGCCGCTGGGCGAACGGCTCGTGCGTGCGGGCATCATCTCGCGCGACGAGCTGGAATCGGCCATCAACGACCAGGCGTCGAAGCAGATGCGTCTGGGTGAAGTGCTGACGCAGCTCGGTCTTGTCGAGGAAGAGGAACTGCTGCCGTTTCTCGGACAGCAGCTCGAGATCCCGGCCGTCCGTCTGCGGGAAGGCCTGCTCGACCCGAACGTCGTCAAGCTGCTGCCCCGCCAGACAGCCACGGCGCTGCATGCGCTGGCGATGTTCCGCGTGCGCGACACGCTGACGGTCGGCATGGCCGAGCCCCAGAACCTGCGTCACATCGACGAGATCGAGCGGGTCACGGGGTTTCGCGTTCGGCCGGTGATGGTGCTGCGGTCTGCCGTCGAACGCCTGCTGACCCGCTGCTACGAAGAGAACTACACCGTCGATGCGGTCACTGCCGACCTGGGCAGCGATGCCGTCGAGGTTCAGTCCGATTCGATCGACGTCAGTCTGCAGAAGATCGAGTCGCTGGTCGACGGCAGCCCGATCGTCAACCTCGTGAACTACATCATCGTGCACGCCGTCCGTCAGGGATCGAGCGACGTGCACATTGAACCGGGACACAAGTTCACGTCAATCCGCTACCGCGTGGACGGTCAGCTTCGCGAAGTGCTGCGACCACGGCGGGAACTGCATCCGGCGATCATCTCCCGACTGAAGGTCATGGGCAAGATGGACATCGCCGAGCATCGCATGCCGCAGGACGGGCGAATGCACGTCCTCGTCGAAGGACGTGAGATCGACCTGCGAATCTCGTCGCTTCCCACCGTGCTGGGCGAAAAAGTCGTACTCCGTGTTCTCGATCGACGCAGCATCACATTCAACCTCGATGCTCTGGGTGTGCCCGAAGACGTGCTGGACGACGTAAAGCGGACACTGGCCCGACCGCACGGACTGATGCTGGTGACCGGCCCGACCGGTAGCGGAAAGACGACGACCCTCTACTCGTCGATCGAACTGATCAAATCGGTCGCCCGCAACATCGTTACCGTCGAAGACCCTGTCGAGTATCAGCTCGATCTGATCAACCAGGTGCAGGTGAGTGCCACCAAATCGATGAGTTTCGCCGGCGTCCTGCGATCGATTCTGCGGCAGGATCCCGACGTCATCATGGTCGGCGAGATCCGTGATGTCGAAACGGCCGAGATCGCCATTCAGGCCGCTCTGACCGGTCACCTGGTGCTCAGCACGCTGCACACCAACGACAGTGCCAGCGCTATTACCCGTCTGATGGACATGGGGATCGCACCGTTCAAGATCGCCGCCTCGCTCGCGGGCGTCATTGCACAACGTCTGGTGCGAACGCTCTGCCCCCAGTGTCGCGCGACGTACTACCCGTCCTCGGAGATCCTGGACCTGATCCGCTACGACGGAGACCGTCGCCGGCAGTTCCACCGCGGCGAAGGCTGCCAGCAATGTTATGACACCGGATTTCAGGGACGAACCGGCATCTATGAGTTCCTCAAGGTGACGCCGGAACTGCGCCAACTGATCGGCGAGACGAACGATCTGGCCGTCATCCAGCAGTGTCACCGCGACCAGGGAGGCACGACGTTGGTACAGGAGGGAATTCGACGTGCCGAAGAAGGCCGCACAAGCCTGGACGAGGTGATCCGGATCGCCCTGTTCGACTGACCCTGAAGCAGAAACGCAGCGGGCCGCAACGCAACCAACCCAAGACTGTTCGACAGTCCCGATGAACTATCAGTACACCGCCAAAGCGCTCAACGGAACGACCTCATCGGGGTTTCTCGATGCCGGTTCCGCTCTCGAAGCGCGGCGACAGTTGCAGGAAAAGGGCCTGTTCACGCTGTCGCTGCGTCCGGCGGCAGCAGCGGCGATGCAGGCAAGTCAGGCACCGCGACGCATGGGCTCGAAGCGGGTCAGCCCGAGCGACCTGCTGATGCTCACCTGCCAGCTGCGGGTCATGGTGCTCTCCGGCATCGACATCGCCGAAGCACTCAACAACGTTGCCGAATCCAGCCAGCATCCCGTCCTCTCGAAAGTCCTCAAGGATGCCTACGAGGACGTGGCGAGCGGCAAAACGATGTCGATCGCACTCGGGCGACAGTCGCATGTGTTCGGCGAAGCGTACGTCGCCAGCATCGCGGCAGCCGAGGCATCCGGAACGATGCCGATGGCGCTGGGACGGCTGGCGGAGCTTCAGCGGAATGCCATTCGCCTGCGTGGCTCACTCGTTTCGGCTCTGGCCTATCCGGCCGTGCTGGCCGGAGTGGCCGTGCTGGTGGTGACCGCCCTGATCGTGTTCGTGCTTCCTCAGTTCGGAACCATCTTCAGCGATCTGGGCAGCACGCCCCCGATGATGACGCAGGTGCTGCTCGACACGTCTGCCGGCGTGCGCAAGTTCGGGATCTGGGGTGCAGCCGCCGGGGTGCTGGCTGCCGCTCTGGTATGGCACTACTGGCTACGGGGACGGGCCGCACAGTTGCGGGACCATCTGATCCTGAACGGGGCGTTGTCTCAGCGTGCGGCACGGCCACTCATGCTCGGAGCGACATTCCGGCTGCTGGCGACCGTCCTGCAGAGTGGTGTTCCGCTGCTGGAAGCTCTGCAGCTGGTCCGCCGATCAACGCGAAACTCGCTGTATCAGAAACTGTTTTCGCAGCTTGCGGCAGAAGT
This region includes:
- a CDS encoding GspE/PulE family protein, translating into MSTTLTPPLSVPNGAAERDAHGAPDRALPLGERLVRAGIISRDELESAINDQASKQMRLGEVLTQLGLVEEEELLPFLGQQLEIPAVRLREGLLDPNVVKLLPRQTATALHALAMFRVRDTLTVGMAEPQNLRHIDEIERVTGFRVRPVMVLRSAVERLLTRCYEENYTVDAVTADLGSDAVEVQSDSIDVSLQKIESLVDGSPIVNLVNYIIVHAVRQGSSDVHIEPGHKFTSIRYRVDGQLREVLRPRRELHPAIISRLKVMGKMDIAEHRMPQDGRMHVLVEGREIDLRISSLPTVLGEKVVLRVLDRRSITFNLDALGVPEDVLDDVKRTLARPHGLMLVTGPTGSGKTTTLYSSIELIKSVARNIVTVEDPVEYQLDLINQVQVSATKSMSFAGVLRSILRQDPDVIMVGEIRDVETAEIAIQAALTGHLVLSTLHTNDSASAITRLMDMGIAPFKIAASLAGVIAQRLVRTLCPQCRATYYPSSEILDLIRYDGDRRRQFHRGEGCQQCYDTGFQGRTGIYEFLKVTPELRQLIGETNDLAVIQQCHRDQGGTTLVQEGIRRAEEGRTSLDEVIRIALFD
- a CDS encoding STAS domain-containing protein yields the protein MFTRSRQGAVDVITGDAPLNVDSCNDVLHQIEACLSHGQPRLVIDLRDIPFIDSAGLELLLDVQDRCVQAGGTCKLAAPNPLCTDILYATAVGLEFETYPDAISAAGSFAL
- a CDS encoding type II secretion system F family protein, producing the protein MNYQYTAKALNGTTSSGFLDAGSALEARRQLQEKGLFTLSLRPAAAAAMQASQAPRRMGSKRVSPSDLLMLTCQLRVMVLSGIDIAEALNNVAESSQHPVLSKVLKDAYEDVASGKTMSIALGRQSHVFGEAYVASIAAAEASGTMPMALGRLAELQRNAIRLRGSLVSALAYPAVLAGVAVLVVTALIVFVLPQFGTIFSDLGSTPPMMTQVLLDTSAGVRKFGIWGAAAGVLAAALVWHYWLRGRAAQLRDHLILNGALSQRAARPLMLGATFRLLATVLQSGVPLLEALQLVRRSTRNSLYQKLFSQLAAEVERGNGIADTLRHTEFIPSGAAQMVRTAEESGDLAGILETVGFFYEEEGERQLKNLVKMIEPAIIVFMGVVVAVVVASVMLPLLDVSTVVS